The Manihot esculenta cultivar AM560-2 chromosome 11, M.esculenta_v8, whole genome shotgun sequence genome includes a region encoding these proteins:
- the LOC110626317 gene encoding pre-mRNA-processing-splicing factor 8A, translating to MWNNNGEAHIAPPGTGGPPVPPPPVPAQPSYTVLAPQTPPTPAEAEAKLEEKARKWQQLNTKRYSDKRKFGFVETQKEDMPPEHVRKIIRDHGDMSSKKYRHDKRVYLGALKFIPHAVYKLLENMPMPWEQVRDVKVLYHITGAITFVNEIPWVVEPIYLAQWGTMWIMMRREKRDRRHFKRMRFPPFDDEEPPLDYADNLLDVDPLEPIQLEMDEEEDSAVYTWFYDHKPLVKTKLINGPSYRKWHLSLPIMATLHRLAGQLLSDLIDRNYFYLFDMESFFTAKALNMCIPGGPKFEPLYRDMEKGDEDWNEFNDINKLIIRSPLRTEYRIAFPHLYNNRPRKVKLCVYHTPMVMFIKAEDPDLPAFYYDPLIHPITSTNKERREKKAYDDDEDDDFLLPEGVEPFLHDTQLYTDTTAAGISLLFAPRPFNMRSGRMRRAEDIPLVSEWYKEHCPPSYPVKVRVSYQKLLKCFVLNELHHRPPKAQKKKHLFRSLAATKFFQTTELDWAEAGLQVCKQGYNMLNLLIHRKNLNYLHLDYNFNLKPVKTLTTKERKKSRFGNAFHLCREILRLTKLVVDANIQFRLGNVDAFQLADGLQYTFSHVGQLTGMYRYKYRLMRQIRMCKDLKHLIYYRFNTGPVGKGPGCGFWAPMWRVWLFFLRGIVPLLERWLGNLLARQFEGRHSKGTAKTVTKQRVESHFDLELRAAVMHDVLDAMPEGIKQNKARTILQHLSEAWRCWKANIPWKVPGLPVPIENMILRYVKSKADWWTNVAHYNRERIRRGATVDKTVCRKNLGRLTRLWLKAEQERQHNYLKDGPYVTPEEAVAIYTTTVHWLESRKFSPIPFPPLSYKHDTKLLILALERLKESYSVAVRLNQLQREELGLIEQAYDNPHEALSRIKRHLLTQRAFKEVGIEFMDLYSALIPVYEIEPLEKITDAYLDQYLWYEGDKRHLFPNWIKPADSEPPPLLVYKWCQGINNLQGIWDTGEGQCVVMLQTKFEKFFEKIDLTMLNRLLRLVLDHNIADYVTAKNNVVLSYKDMSHTNSYGLIRGLQFASFVVQYYGLVLDLLLLGLTRASEIAGPPQMPNEFITYWDTKVETRHPIRLYSRYIDRLHILFRFTHEEARDLIQRYLTEHPDPNNENMVGYQNKKCWPRDARMRLMKHDVNLGRSVFWDMKNRLPRSITTLEWENSFVSVYSKDNPNLLFSMCGFEVRILPKIRMTQEAFSNTRDGVWNLQNEQTKERTAVAFLRVDDEHMKVFENRVRQILMSSGSTTFTKIVNKWNTALIGLMTYFREATVHTQELLDLLVKCENKIQTRIKIGLNSKMPSRFPPVIFYTPKEIGGLGMLSMGHILIPQSDLRYSQQTDVGVTHFRSGMSHEEDQLIPNLYRYIQPWESEFIDSQRVWAEYALKRQEAQAQNRRLTLEDLEDSWDRGIPRINTLFQKDRHTLAYDKGWRVRTDFKQYQVLKQNPFWWTHQRHDGKLWNLNNYRTDVIQALGGVEGILEHTLFKGTYFPTWEGLFWEKASGFEESMKYKKLTNAQRSGLNQIPNRRFTLWWSPTINRANVYVGFQVQLDLTGIFMHGKIPTLKISLIQIFRAHLWQKIHESVVMDLCQVLDQELDALEIETVQKETIHPRKSYKMNSSCADVLLFAAHRWPMSKPSLVAESKDVFDQKASNKYWIDVQLRWGDYDSHDIERYTRAKFMDYTTDNMSIYPSPTGVMIGLDLAYNLHSAFGNWFPGSKPLLAQAMNKIMKSNPALYVLRERIRKGLQLYSSEPTEPYLSSQNYGEIFSNQIIWFVDDTNVYRVTIHKTFEGNLTTKPINGAIFIFNPRTGQLFLKVIHTSVWAGQKRLGQLAKWKTAEEVAALVRSLPVEEQPKQIIVTRKGMLDPLEVHLLDFPNIVIKGSELQLPFQACLKIEKFGDLILKATEPQMVLFNIYDDWLKSISSYTAFSRLILILRALHVNNEKAKMLLKPDKTIITEPHHIWPSLTDDQWMKVEVALRDLILSDYAKKNNVNTSALTQSEIRDIILGAEITPPSQQRQQIAEIEKQAKEASQLTAVTTRTTNVHGDELIVTTTSPYEQAAFGSKTDWRVRAISATNLYLRVNHIYVNSEDIKETGYTYIMPKNILKKFICIADLRTQIAGYLYGISPPDNPQVKEIRCIAMPPQWGTHQQVHLPSALPEHDFLNDLEPLGWMHTQPNELPQLSPQDLTNHARILENNKQWDGEKCIILTCSFTPGSCSLTAYKLTPSGYEWGRVNKDTGSNPHGYLPTHYEKVQMLLSDRFLGFYMVPDNGPWNYNFMGVKHTVSMKYGIKLGTPREYYHEDHRPTHYLEFSNLEEGDVAEGDREDTFT from the exons ATGTGGAACAATAATGGAGAGGCGCATATCGCGCCGCCGGGGACTGGTGGTCCGCCggtacctccaccacctgtcCCGGCACAGCCTTCATATACTGTGCTTGCACCGCAAACACCTCCAACGCCGGCCGAGGCGGAGGCCAAGCTGGAAGAAAAGGCACGTAAATGGCAGCAGCTTAATACGAAGAGGTACAGCGATAAGAGGAAGTTTGGATTCGTTGAGACGCAGAAAGAAGACATGCCGCCGGAGCATGTCAGGAAAATTATCAg AGATCATGGGGACATGTCCTCCAAGAAATATCGTCACGATAAACGTGTGTATCTTGGAGCACTTAAATTCATACCACATGCGGTTTACAAGCTTCTTGAGAATATGCCGATGCCCTGGGAGCAGGTTCGTGATGTGAAGGTTCTATACCATATCACTGGGGCAATCACTTTTGTGAATGAAATTCCATGGGTTGTTGAACCTATTTATTTAGCTCAG TGGGGTACAATGTGGATCATGatgagaagagagaagagggaTCGACGCCACTTTAAGAGAATGCGGTTTCCACCATTTGATGATGAGGAACCTCCATTGGACTATGCTGATAATTTGTTAGACGTTGATCCTCTAGAGCCTATTCAATTGGAGATGGATGAAGAAGAAGATTCTGCAGTATACACTTGGTTTTATGACCATAAGCCCCTTGTCAAAACAAAGCTTATCAATGGTCCAAGTTACAGGAAGTGGCATCTCTCCCTTCCTATCATGGCAACTCTTCATCGGCTGGCAGGACAGCTCCTATCAGATCTAATTGATCGCAATTATTTCTACTTGTTTGACATGGAGTCATTCTTTACAGCTAAAGCCTTAAACATGTGCATACCTG GTGGTCCTAAATTTGAGCCTTTGTATCGTGACATGGAGAAGGGGGATGAAGATTGGAATGAGTTCAATGACATTAACAAGCTCATTATTCGGTCACCTCTCAGGACAGAGTACAGAATTGCATTCCCTCATCTTTATAACAATAGGCCCAGGAAAGTTAAGCTTTGTGTGTATCACACTCCCATGGTCATGTTCATTAAAGCTGAGGATCCTGATTTACCTGCTTTCTATTATGATCCATTGATACATCCTATAACCTCCACCAACAAGGAACGGCGAGAAAAGAAGgcttatgatgatgatgaggatgatgaTTTCCTTTTGCCGGAAGGAGTTGAACCTTTTCTGCATGACACTCAGCTTTATACAGACACCACAGCTGCTGGTATTTCCCTGTTATTTGCACCACGACCATTTAACATGAGATCTGGTCGTATGCGACGAGCAGAAGATATACCCCTTGTGTCTGAGTGGTACAAGGAGCACTG TCCTCCTTCATATCCAGTGAAAGTTAGGGTTAGCTATCAGAAACTGTTGAAATGCTTTGTTTTGAATGAGTTGCATCATAGGCCACCCAAAGCGCAGAAGAAGAAGCACTTGTTCCGGTCTCTAGCTGCAACCAAATTCTTCCAAACAACAGAACTTGATTGGGCTGAAGCAGGTTTACAAGTTTGTAAGCAGGGGTACAACATGCTGAACCTGTTGATACACAGGAAAAATTTGAATTACCTTCATCTTGATTACAATTTTAACTTAAAGCCTGTGAAAACCCTTACTACGAAAGAACGTAAGAAATCTCGGTTTGGTAATGCTTTTCATCTCTGCCGTGAAATCCTGCGTTTGACAAAGCTTGTTGTTGATGCCAATATCCAGTTCCGGCTGGGTAATGTCGATGCATTCCAGCTGGCTGATGGTCTGCAATATACATTTTCCCATGTTGGTCAGTTGACTGGCATGTATCGCTACAAGTATAGGCTGATGCGACAGATTAGAATGTGCAAAGACTTGAAGCATTTGATATATTACCGCTTCAATACTGGTCCAGTAGGGAAAGGACCTGGCTGTGGGTTCTGGGCACCGATGTGGAGAGTATGGTTGTTTTTCCTTCGTGGCATTGTGCCTCTTCTAGAAAGGTGGTTAGGAAATCTCCTTGCACGACAATTTGAAGGCCGCCATTCAAAAGGCACGGCTAAGACTGTTACAAAGCAACGTGTTGAGAGTCACTTTGATTTGGAGCTTCGTGCTGCTGTCATGCATGATGTGCTTGATGCCATGCCAG AGGGCATTAAGCAAAATAAAGCTAGAACCATACTACAGCACCTAAGTGAGGCCTGGCGTTGTTGGAAAGCCAACATTCCCTGGAAGGTTCCTGGCTTGCCAGTTCCTATTGAAAACATGATTCTTCGATATGTTAAGTCAAAGGCAGACTGGTGGACAAATGTTGCTCACTATAATCGTGAGCGTATAAGAAGAGGTGCGACTGTTGATAAGACAGTTTGTCGAAAAAATCTAGGAAGATTGACTCGCCTTTGGCTAAAGGCAGAACAG GAACGGCAACACAATTATTTGAAAGATGGTCCATATGTCACACCAGAAGAAGCAGTTGCCATTTATACGACAACTGTGCATTGGCTGGAGTCCAGAAAGTTTTCTCCCATTCCTTTCCCTCCACTATCTTACAAGCATGACACCAAGCTACTTATCCTTGCTTTGGAAAGGTTGAAGGAGTCATATAGCGTGGCTGTCAGATTAAACCAACTGCAGAGAGAAGAACTGGGTCTCATTGAACAGGCGTATGATAATCCGCATGAGGCTTTGTCAAGGATTAAACGGCACCTGCTTACTCAGCGTGCCTTCAAAGAA GTTGGCATAGAGTTCATGGATTTGTATAGTGCTTTGATTCCGGTTTATGAAATTGAGCCTCTTGAAAAAATAACAGATGCATATCTTGACCAATATCTTTGGTATGAAGGTGACAAGCGCCACCTCTTTCCAAACTGGATTAAGCCTGCAGATTCCGAGCCTCCACCATTGCTTGTTTATAAATGGTGTCAGGGTATAAACAATTTGCAGGGTATCTGGGACACAGGTGAGGGGCAGTGTGTAGTTATGCTACAAACAAAGTTTGAGAAGTTCTTTGAAAAGATTGACTTGACCATGTTAAACAG gCTTCTTCGTTTGGTGCTTGATCACAATATTGCGGATTATGTCACTGCAAAGAACAATGTTGTGTTGTCCTACAAAGATATGAGCCACACAAACTCATATGGTTTGATACGTGGGTTGCAGTTTGCTTCCTTTGTTGTACAATATTATGGACTTGTGCTAGATCTCTTACTTCTTGGATTGACTCGAGCCAGTGAGATTGCTGGTCCACCACAAATGCCAAATGAATTCATCACTTATTGGGATACAAAAGTTGAGACAAGGCACCCAATTCGATTATATTCTAGGTATATAGACAGGTTGCATATATTATTCCGCTTCACTCATGAAGAGGCTCGAGATCTCATCCAGCGATATCTTACTGAGCATCCCGATCCTAACAATGAAAACATGGTTGGGTATCAAAACAAGAAATGCTGGCCCAGAGATGCAAGAATGAGGCTTATGAAACATGATG tAAATCTCGGGAGAAGTGTATTTTGGGATATGAAGAACCGTCTCCCTCGAAGCATCACAACTTTGGAGTGGGAGAACAGCTTTGTTTCTGTTTACAGCAAGGACAATCCAAACTTGCTTTTCAGCAT GTGTGGGTTTGAAGTTCGGATACTTCCTAAAATAAGGATGACTCAGGAAGCATTCAGCAATACCAGAGATGGTGTTTGGAATTTGCAAAATGAGCAGACTAAGGAGCGAACAGCTGTTGCTTTCCTACGAGTTGATGATGAGCACATGAAGGTGTTTGAGAATCGTGTGAGGCAGATCCTTATGTCTTCAGGGTCAACTACTTTCACAAAAATTGTCAACAAATGGAATACGGCTCTGATAG gTTTGATGACTTACTTCCGCGAAGCTACTGTGCATACTCAAGAGTTACTAGATTTGCTGGTTAAATGTGAAAACAAAATCCAAACTCGTATTAAGATTGGTTTAAACTCAAAGATGCCGAGCCG ATTTCCTCCTGTCATTTTCTACACGCCAAAAGAAATTGGAGGACTTGGCATGCTATCGATGGGCCACATATTGATCCCACAAAGTGATCTGCGATATAGCCAGCAGACAGATGTTGGTGTAACTCACTTCAGGAGTGGAATGAGTCATGAAGAAGACCAACTGATTCCAAATCTTTATCGCTATATTCAG CCATGGGAGAGTGAGTTCATCGATTCGCAGCGTGTCTGGGCGGAATATGCCCTTAAGAGGCAGGAAGCACAGGCACAAAATAGGCGTCTTACCCTAGAAGATTTGGAA GATTCTTGGGATAGGGGAATTCCGCGTATTAATACCTTATTTCAGAAGGACCGTCATACTCTTGCATATGACAAAGGATGGAGAGTGCGCACTGATTTCAAGCAATACCAAGTTCTGAAGCAGAATCCTTTCTGGTGGACTCACCAGAGGCATGATGGGAAACTCTGGAACTTGAACAATTACCGAACTGATGTTATACAAGCTCTGGGTGGTGTTGAGGGAATTCTTGAGCATACTTTGTTCAAAGGAACATA TTTCCCAACTTGGGAAGGTCTCTTTTGGGAGAAGGCATCTGGGTTTGAAGAATCAATGAAGTACAAGAAGCTTACAAATGCTCAAAGATCTGGTCTCAATCAAATTCCCAATCGAAGATTTACCCTTTGGTGGTCACCCACAATAAATAGGGCCAATGTCTATGTGGGTTTTCAAGTGCAATTAGATCTAACCGGCATCTTCATGCATGGAAAGATCCCAACCTTGAAGATTTCATTGATTCAGATATTCCGAGCTCATCTGTGGCAAAAGATTCATGAGAGTGTTGTGATGGATCTGTGCCAAGTCTTAGATCAGGAGTTGGATGCTCTGGAAATTGAAACCGTGCAAAAGGAAACAATTCATCCAAGGAAGAGTTACAAGATGAACAGCTCCTGTGCTGACGTTCTCCTATTTGCGGCTCACAGGTGGCCTATGTCAAAGCCAAGTCTTGTGGCAGAGTCAAAAGATGTGTTTGATCAGAAAGCCAGCAATAAATATTGGATAGATGTACAGCTCAGGTGGGGTGACTATGACTCTCATGATATTGAGCGTTATACCCGGGCCAAATTTATGGATTACACAACGGATAACATGTCTATATATCCATCTCCAACTG GGGTTATGATTGGGCTTGATCTGGCATACAACTTGCATTCTGCATTTGGTAACTGGTTTCCTGGATCAAAACCACTGCTAGCTCAGGCcatgaataaaataatgaaG TCAAACCCAGCTTTGTATGTCTTGAGGGAGCGGATAAGGAAAGGTTTGCAGTTGTATTCTTCTGAGCCTACAGAACCTTATTTGTCATCCCAAAACTACGGTGAGATCTTCAGCAATCAGATTATATGGTTTGTTGATGACACCAATGTGTATCGTGTTACAATTCACAAGACATTTGAGGGAAACCTTACAACAAAACCCATAAATGGTgcaatatttatattcaatccAAGAACTGGCCAGCTGTTTCTGAAG GTCATCCACACTAGTGTATGGGCAGGACAGAAGCGTCTTGGGCAACTTGCTAAGTGGAAAACTGCTGAAGAAGTTGCAGCTCTTGTACGGTCTCTGCCTGTTGAAGAACAACCAAAACAAATTATTGTGACTCGTAAAGGGATGCTTGATCCATTGGAGGTTCACTTGCTTGATTTCCCAAATATAGTTATTAAAGGAAGTGAGTTGCAGTTGCCATTCCAAGCATGCTTGAAGATAGAGAAATTTGGTGATCTGATTTTGAAGGCAACAGAGCCACAAATGGTTCTGTTCAATATTTACGATGATTGGCTGAAgagcatctcatcatacactgCATTTTCCCGACTTATTTTGATCCTTCGTGCACTTCATGTGAATAATGAGAAGGCAAAGATGCTACTCAAGCCTGATAAAACCATCATTACTGAGCCGCACCATATATGGCCTTCTCTCACTGATGATCAATGGATGAAGGTTGAGGTTGCTTTAAGGGATCTCATACTTTCAGACTATGCCAAGAAAAACAATGTAAACACCTCAGCGCTGACACAGTCTGAGATCCGTGATATTATTCTTGGTGCTGAGATTACTCCTCCTTCTCAACAAAGGCAACAGATAGCAGAGATAGAGAAACAG GCCAAAGAAGCCAGTCAGTTAACAGCAGTCACAACAAGGACAACAAATGTGCATGGTGATGAACTCATCGTCACCACAACTAGTCCCTATGAGCAGGCTGCATTTGGTTCCAAAACCGATTGGCGTGTCCGAGCAATATCAGCTACAAATCTCTACCTTCGGGTCAATCACATATATGTCAATTCGGAAGATATTAAG GAAACGGGATATACTTATATCATGCCCAAGAACATTTTGAAGAAATTTATCTGCATAGCAGATTTGCGTACTCAAATAGCTGGGTACCTTTATGGTATTAGTCCCCCAGATAACCCTCAGGTGAAGGAGATCCGGTGTATTGCCATGCCACCACAGTGGGGTACTCATCAACAAGTTCATCTCCCGTCAGCACTCCCTGAGCATGATTTCCTCAATGATCTGGAGCCCTTGGGATGGATGCACACCCAACCAAATGAGCTTCCTCAGTTATCACCACAG GATCTGACAAATCATGCTCGGATTTTAGAGAACAACAAGCAATGGGATGGGGAGAAGTGCATCATCTTGACTTGCAGTTTTACTCCTGGATCATGCTCATTAACTGCATATAAGCTTACCCCGAGTGGGTATGAGTGGGGTCGTGTCAACAAGGACACTGGAAGCAATCCTCATGGTTACTTGCCAACTCATTATGAGAAGGTCCAGATGCTATTGAGTGATCGTTTCCTTGGTTTCTATATG GTTCCTGATAATGGGCCATGGAATTACAATTTCATGGGGGTGAAGCATACAGTGAGCATGAAATACGGAATCAAGCTGGGGACACCAAGGGAGTATTACCACGAGGACCATAGACCAACCCACTACCTGGAGTTCAGCAACTTGGAGGAGGGTGACGTTGCTGAGGGTGACCGGGAAGATACCTTCACTTAA